The following coding sequences are from one Seonamhaeicola sp. ML3 window:
- a CDS encoding gliding motility protein RemB codes for MARYLVLLLFLVQLSGYAQITSFNEKPPIFPDCQSVSTDSLQFCFNKTVSELIFKNFKVPQNIVDADYKGKVSVLFEVDTTGTFKVIYVNAAYKELKAEVHRVFETFPKITPGTYNGRKTFKQYTIPIRIPLVKEKAVLQDTKAEKPLSELEMAAKQEYDKLNKTLKPYTNNRFSSALNIQFIHSDYARFDRAMNLLGTNNHTASKPFLYSEVSQYYDFEAEHKKLQKDTETWVGKKLWNEHLVQIQGKDYWFVIDPVFDLQVGKDTDADFNSTYNNTRGFVVQGGLGKRFNFYSAVFESQGRFADYVNRYAETLKAFGPDPAIIPGRGIAKRFKTDSYDYPVAEAYLSYSPVDFLNIQFGHGKNFIGDGYRSLLLSDVTSPHPFLKLNTKFWKLKYTNTFMWMKDVRDEVVEDKAFLTKYVANHYLSWNVSKRFNLGLFESVLWTNSNDRGFDVNYLNPVIFYRAIEFETGQGAGNALLGAAAKYKFTDNINAYAQFILDEFSLSDIKGGEKSWKNKYGYQVGVKYYNAFKVDNLFLQLEYNRIRPYTYSHNTIVLNYAHNNQSLAHLWGANFSELILIGRYRLNRWFADAKFIFGNRGLDFNNGTDNFSYGGDIYRDEADRPFDTGVEVGQGIKATSFYGNLQAGYIINTASNLKLFTDITVRNFDPSATTSTTFSNNTVWFNFGLRTDLFNWYFDN; via the coding sequence ATGGCGAGATATCTTGTACTATTACTGTTTTTAGTTCAATTAAGTGGATACGCTCAGATAACGTCGTTTAACGAAAAACCTCCTATATTTCCAGATTGCCAATCGGTAAGTACAGATTCCCTTCAATTTTGTTTTAATAAAACCGTTTCAGAGCTGATCTTTAAAAATTTTAAAGTCCCTCAAAATATAGTGGACGCCGATTATAAGGGGAAAGTATCGGTACTGTTTGAAGTAGATACCACAGGAACGTTTAAGGTCATTTATGTAAATGCGGCTTACAAAGAACTCAAAGCAGAAGTTCATAGGGTTTTTGAAACATTTCCTAAAATTACGCCCGGAACTTACAATGGCAGAAAAACATTTAAACAATACACAATACCCATAAGAATTCCTTTGGTAAAGGAAAAGGCTGTTTTGCAAGATACCAAGGCAGAAAAACCACTTTCTGAATTAGAAATGGCGGCCAAGCAAGAATATGATAAGCTCAATAAAACACTTAAACCGTATACTAATAATCGATTTTCCAGTGCGCTAAACATACAGTTTATTCATAGCGATTATGCCAGATTCGATAGAGCTATGAATCTTCTTGGAACTAACAACCATACGGCATCAAAACCATTTTTGTATAGTGAAGTTTCACAGTATTATGATTTTGAAGCCGAACATAAAAAGCTCCAAAAAGACACCGAAACTTGGGTTGGCAAAAAGCTATGGAACGAACATTTGGTGCAAATTCAAGGAAAGGATTATTGGTTTGTTATAGACCCGGTTTTCGATTTACAAGTGGGTAAAGATACCGACGCCGATTTTAATTCAACCTATAACAATACCAGAGGATTTGTAGTACAGGGCGGTTTGGGTAAAAGATTTAATTTTTATTCGGCTGTGTTCGAAAGTCAGGGGCGTTTTGCCGATTACGTAAATAGGTATGCTGAAACCTTAAAGGCTTTTGGGCCAGATCCAGCCATAATTCCCGGTCGGGGCATTGCCAAGCGCTTTAAAACAGACTCTTACGATTATCCTGTGGCCGAAGCCTATCTGTCGTATTCACCTGTAGATTTTTTAAATATTCAGTTCGGGCACGGTAAAAACTTTATTGGAGATGGATACCGTTCTTTATTGCTAAGCGATGTTACGAGTCCGCACCCATTTTTAAAGTTAAACACAAAGTTTTGGAAACTAAAATACACCAACACGTTTATGTGGATGAAAGACGTACGCGATGAGGTGGTCGAAGACAAAGCTTTTTTAACCAAGTACGTTGCCAACCATTACCTAAGTTGGAATGTATCTAAACGCTTTAATTTAGGTTTGTTTGAGTCTGTACTTTGGACCAACAGTAACGACCGCGGTTTTGATGTAAATTACCTTAATCCGGTTATATTTTACAGGGCCATAGAATTCGAAACAGGTCAAGGGGCAGGTAACGCGCTTTTAGGGGCTGCTGCCAAGTATAAGTTTACAGATAACATAAACGCCTATGCTCAGTTTATCTTAGATGAGTTTTCGTTAAGCGATATAAAAGGCGGTGAAAAAAGTTGGAAGAATAAATACGGTTATCAAGTAGGGGTGAAATATTACAATGCCTTTAAGGTAGATAATCTGTTTTTGCAGTTGGAGTATAACAGAATTCGACCTTATACCTATTCGCACAACACTATAGTGCTCAATTATGCGCATAACAACCAGTCTTTAGCGCATCTTTGGGGAGCGAATTTTAGTGAACTGATTTTAATAGGTCGATATCGTTTAAACCGCTGGTTTGCCGATGCCAAATTTATTTTTGGAAACCGAGGTTTAGATTTTAATAACGGCACCGATAACTTTAGTTATGGTGGCGATATTTACCGCGACGAAGCCGACAGACCTTTCGATACCGGTGTGGAGGTAGGGCAAGGCATAAAGGCTACATCTTTTTACGGTAATTTACAGGCCGGATATATTATAAATACTGCGTCTAATTTAAAGTTGTTTACAGATATAACGGTTAGGAATTTCGACCCTAGCGCTACCACTTCTACAACCTTTAGCAACAATACCGTTTGGTTTAATTTTGGTTTAAGAACCGATTTGTTTAATTGGTATTTCGACAACTAA
- a CDS encoding energy transducer TonB: MKKSHKHDTNLQKNSTLYFQVGLIVCLLVTYGMLEMRFETTPQEVTDLYTVEDPYSIDIPLIKPKEPEPEKTIEQKDVKKATNPIEVPDDIEILPEIFDTPDDPIADKNPPLEDMTLVDEPTDEPIVDFLFIEEVPVYPGCEKKKTNDAKKKCMSEKLSKLIRSKFNTSLGDALGLSGRQTVTTQFTINKEGEVIDIRTRAPHPKLESEAVRVINKVPKMKPGKQRDKPVKVRYTLPIVFDVQN; this comes from the coding sequence GTGAAAAAATCACACAAGCACGACACAAATTTACAAAAAAACTCCACCCTGTACTTTCAAGTCGGGCTAATAGTTTGCCTTTTGGTAACCTATGGGATGTTAGAAATGCGTTTTGAAACAACGCCTCAAGAGGTTACAGATTTGTACACTGTAGAAGATCCTTATAGTATTGATATACCTTTAATCAAGCCAAAAGAACCAGAGCCAGAAAAGACCATTGAGCAAAAGGATGTAAAGAAGGCTACAAACCCCATAGAAGTCCCAGATGACATTGAAATCTTACCTGAGATTTTTGATACTCCTGATGACCCTATAGCCGATAAGAATCCACCACTAGAGGATATGACCTTGGTTGATGAACCAACAGATGAACCCATTGTAGATTTTCTTTTTATTGAAGAAGTGCCCGTATATCCTGGATGTGAAAAGAAGAAAACCAATGATGCAAAGAAAAAATGCATGTCGGAGAAACTGAGTAAATTAATTAGGAGTAAGTTTAATACATCGTTGGGCGATGCGTTGGGCTTGTCTGGAAGACAAACTGTTACGACTCAATTTACAATCAACAAAGAAGGTGAAGTTATTGATATAAGAACGAGAGCGCCACACCCAAAACTAGAAAGCGAAGCAGTACGCGTTATTAATAAAGTACCAAAGATGAAACCCGGAAAGCAGCGCGATAAACCTGTAAAGGTAAGATATACGCTCCCCATTGTGTTTGACGTACAGAATTAA
- a CDS encoding energy transducer TonB, producing MEPKKNSKANVGRNSSLYFAIGLALMLLLTNLAINHKTYDKSETDIGMVNMDEELEEEIPITEQIQTPPPPPPPPAAPEVIEIVEDEEEVEETVIESTEADQETEIVEVEEVVVEEVEEDIDVPFAVIENVPIFPGCDRGDNNAKRACMSKKISQFVNKKFNTELASDLGLSGRQRINVIFKIDKTGSVVGIRARAPHPGLEKEAKRVIGLLPKMKPGKQRGKPVNVPYSLPIIFQVQD from the coding sequence ATGGAACCTAAGAAAAATTCTAAAGCCAATGTGGGACGTAACAGTTCCTTGTACTTTGCTATAGGACTAGCGTTAATGTTGTTGTTAACCAATTTAGCCATTAACCATAAAACTTATGATAAGTCTGAAACAGATATAGGTATGGTTAATATGGATGAAGAGCTAGAAGAAGAAATTCCAATCACGGAGCAAATCCAAACACCACCACCTCCACCACCGCCACCAGCTGCACCAGAAGTCATAGAGATTGTAGAAGATGAGGAGGAAGTAGAAGAGACTGTAATCGAATCTACCGAGGCTGACCAAGAAACTGAAATTGTTGAAGTAGAAGAGGTAGTTGTAGAAGAAGTAGAAGAAGATATCGACGTTCCATTTGCAGTTATTGAAAACGTGCCAATTTTCCCTGGATGTGATAGAGGGGATAACAACGCCAAAAGAGCTTGTATGTCTAAAAAGATATCTCAGTTTGTTAATAAAAAGTTTAACACAGAGTTAGCAAGTGATTTAGGTTTATCAGGAAGACAACGTATCAACGTTATCTTTAAAATAGACAAAACAGGGTCTGTCGTTGGTATCAGAGCTAGAGCACCACACCCTGGATTAGAGAAAGAAGCAAAACGCGTTATTGGTTTGTTGCCAAAAATGAAACCAGGAAAGCAACGTGGTAAGCCAGTAAACGTACCATATTCTTTACCGATTATTTTCCAGGTACAAGATTAA
- a CDS encoding VanZ family protein, translating into MLRKSILAISIAYTVFIAYISLIRLKNLPDLDISFADKIFHCGAYGLLTMLWSFSFLVKFKFRIGKALFYAFFLAVIFGIILEVLQGTLTKYRGLDVYDAFANTLGAALALAVLWITKSFYIKKI; encoded by the coding sequence GTGCTTAGAAAAAGTATATTAGCAATAAGTATTGCCTACACAGTATTTATAGCTTATATAAGCCTGATACGGCTAAAAAATTTACCTGACCTAGATATATCGTTTGCCGACAAAATTTTTCATTGCGGGGCTTATGGTCTATTAACTATGCTATGGTCTTTTTCATTCTTAGTTAAATTTAAATTTAGAATAGGCAAGGCATTATTTTATGCTTTTTTCTTAGCCGTAATTTTTGGTATAATTCTTGAAGTATTACAAGGTACACTTACCAAATATAGAGGGTTAGATGTTTACGATGCCTTTGCGAATACCTTAGGGGCAGCATTGGCGTTGGCGGTCTTGTGGATAACCAAAAGTTTCTACATTAAAAAAATATAA
- the gcvH gene encoding glycine cleavage system protein GcvH: protein MNIPSELKYSKDHEWVKIEGDIAIVGITDFAQSELGDIVYVEVETVDETLEADEIFGTVEAVKTVSDLFLPISGEIIEFNESLEDDPEKVNTDPYGEGWMIKIKCSDLSEADSLLSAEGYKELIGA from the coding sequence ATGAACATCCCATCAGAATTAAAATACTCTAAAGACCACGAATGGGTTAAAATAGAAGGCGATATTGCCATTGTAGGAATTACAGATTTTGCACAAAGCGAACTAGGTGATATTGTCTATGTTGAGGTTGAAACTGTAGATGAAACTTTAGAAGCCGATGAAATATTTGGTACGGTAGAGGCTGTTAAAACAGTGTCGGACTTGTTTTTGCCAATTTCGGGTGAAATCATTGAATTCAATGAGTCCTTGGAAGACGACCCTGAAAAAGTAAATACCGATCCTTATGGTGAGGGTTGGATGATAAAAATTAAATGTTCAGATTTGTCTGAGGCCGATAGTTTATTATCTGCCGAAGGCTACAAGGAGTTAATCGGTGCTTAG